The DNA window TGGACAGCAGGACCGTACGGCCGCCGCGCTTCTCCTCGAGGATGCACTGCTGGAAGACCTCCTCCATCAGCGGATCGAGGCCGGAGGTCGGCTCGTCGAGCAACAGCAGCTCGACGTCGGAGGCGAGGGCGGCGACGACGGCGACCTTCTGCCGGTTGCCCTTGGAGTACGCGCGGCCCTTCTTGCGCGGGTCGAGCTCGAACCGCTCGAGGAGCTCGTTCCTGCGCTTCTTGTCCAGGCCCCCGCGAAGTCTGCCCAGCAGGTCGATGACCTCGCCGCCGGACAGGTTGGGCCACAAGGTGACGTCGCCCGGAACGTACGCGAGCCGTTTGTGCAGCTCGGTCGCGTCGGACCACGGGTCGCCACCGAGCAGGCTGACGTCGCCGTGGTCCTTCTTGAGTAGACCCAGAAGAATCCGGATCGTGGTGGACTTCCCGGCGCCGTTCGGGCCCAGGAAGCCGTGCACCTCGCCGGCCTGGACCTCGAGGTCCAGCCCGTCGAGTGCCTGCGTCCGGCCGAAGCGCTTGCTCAGGCCGGATACCGTGATGATGTTTTCCACGATCCAGAAGCTACACTCGTTTCACGAAGTTGTGAATTAAGTGTTGCCTGTGAACTGGGACACACCTGAAGCGAGGGACCTGGACGACTTTCTGGGAGGGAACGATGTCCGCGACCGACGTGCAAAACCCCGCCGGCCACCGCGACGAAGAGGCCGTCCACGCCTTCATCGAACGCATAGCCATGACCCTCGCCAGCTTCGGCTTCCCACGGATGGCCGCTCGCGTACTGATGACGCTGGAGTGCGCCGAGGAGGACGGGCTGACCGCCCGCGACCTCGCCGAGCGCTTGGACGCGTCACCGGCCGCGATCTCCGGCGCGGTGCGCACGCTGACGAACATGGGGCTGATCTTCCGCGACCCGGTGCGCGGCTCCCGCCGAGACATCTACCGGCTGCCCGACGATCCCTGGTACGAGATGGCGATGGCGAAGGGCAACATCTACAAGCTGTTCGCCGACCTCACCGTCGACGGCATCGACGCGGTCGGCGGCAAGCAGACCCGCGCCGGTGGTCGGGTGCGTGAGCTGCACGACTTCTTCACGTTCGTCGGCAGCGAGATCGAGGACCTGTTCGTCAAGTGGCGCGAGGTGAAGGCAGCCTCGCGGGCGGAATGAACGTCAAGCGTTTGTAGCCTTGCGCGCATGACCCAGCGTTGGCTGATCGGGCTTCCCACCTCGACTGCCGAGGTGCCTCCGGGCACGTCGCGCATCGTCGCCCTCTCTGCCTCCGAGCTGCGCTACGCCTCCGAGAACGCCATGTCGGGCGTCTTCTTCCACGAGGCGATGAAGCCGCAGTTCTCCGGCGACGCGGAAACCGTCGACATCTACCTCCCCACCTATCGGGGGAAGAGTTTCGTCTCCGTTCTCGCGTGGCTCGCGGCGGCTCGGCTGGCGACATCCACGTGTGAGATTCGGTGGCATCTCGACAAGCAGCAGGGCCCGGACTCGATCCAGAAGCTCCTCGCCGCCGACGGCTGGTCGCTGACCCGGCAGAAGAAGGGACGGGTGACCACGCTGACCGGTACGGCACCGGCGGCGCCCGCGCTGCCCGACCCGACCACGTTCGACGCCGCCCTCGGTAGCCAGCAGGTCCAGCTGGCCGCCGACTATGGAGTGTTCTCCCCTCGGCAGGTCGATGCCGGTACGCAGCTCCTGCTGGACGTCGCCCTGGCGCACCGCCCCGTTCCCGCGGTAGCCGACATCGGCATCGGCTACGGAGCGCTCGCCCTCGGCCTGGTGCTCAACGGCGTCGCCACGCGCGCGGTCGGATCGGACATCGACGCCGTCGCCCTGTGGCTCGCCGAGCGCAACGCACAGGCGAGCAACGTCGAGCTCCGGACCGAATGCGACGCCGATCCCACTGCCCCGGAAGACACTCCGTTGACGGTCTGCAACATCCCCACGCACATCAACGCGCAGGACTCGCGACAGTTGATGGCGGGACTCCTGCAACGCGCGAAACAAGGACGCCTTCTGGTCGTGGTGCACTCGAGTCTGGAAGCTCGCTATGCCAAGTACTTCGACCAGGAAGGGCTCGAAGTCGAACGCACCGCCGGAGAGGCGCACACGGTCCTCGCGGCGGGACAGACCAGCAGCTGAGGCGAGGCGACGAACCGCCCCAGTTGGGATCCGGGCGTGTCGTCGGGGAGAATCGGGCTATGACGTCCGAGAGCTTCACGCGCCGTGGTGCGATTGACCTGTCGTCGTTGGCTCGTCCCGCCGCGCCCCCGCCGTCGGCTGGGCAGGCGCCGGGTGGCGGAGGACCCGCCGGGTCGGGCAGCTATGTGATCGACGTCACCGAGGAGAACTTCCAGCAGGAGGTCGTCGAGCGCTCGGTCAACGTTCCCGTCGTCATCGACTTCTGGGCCGACTGGTGCGAGCCCTGCAAGCAGCTCAGCCCGATCCTCGAGCGGCTCACCGACGAGTACGCCGGCCGGTTGGTGCTCGCGAAGATCGACATCGAAGCCAACCAGCGGATCGCGCAGGCCGCGAACGTGCAGAGCATCCCGCTCGTCGTCGCCGTCATCCGCGGCCAGATCGTCCCGCTCTTCCAGGGCGCGCTCCCCGAGGCCCAGGTACGCCAGTACTTCTCCGAGCTGCTCCGGGTCGCCGAGGCGAACGGCGTGACCGGCACGACCGAGCCGATCAACGTCGCCGAGCCGCAGGAGCCCTCCGGCACCGAGGACGAGGAGCCGGAAGGCGACCCTCGGTACTTCGAGGCCGAGGACGCGCTCAACCGCGGTGACTTCGACGCCGCGGTCAAGGCGTTCGAGACCGTTCTCGACAACGCTCCCGCCGACGCGATCGCGAAGGTCGGGCTCGCCCAGGCCAAGCTGCTCGCCCGCGTCCAGCACCTCAACCCCGAGGAGTCCCGCGCCGCCGCGGCGGCCAAGCCGGACGACGCGCAGGCGCAGCTGGCGGCGGCCGACCTGGACTTCGCCGCCGGGAACGCCGACGCCGCGTTCGCCCGCCTCGTCAACACGGTCCGGCGCACCGCGGGCGACGAGCGCAACGCCGTACGCCTTCATCTGCTGGAGCTTTTCGAAGCGCTCGGCGTCGACGACCCGCGCGTGAAGAAGGCCCGGCTGGCACTCAGTACGGCCTTGTTCTGACCGCACCTCGGGTAGTTGTACACAGAACGTGACAAACCGCGTGCGGACCTCTCAGGTCACTTCGCTACCCTGAACCAGAAAGCACATCGGGACGGGGTAGGGGATGCGTGTCGCTCGAATCGTCGGTGGCGTGGTCGCTGCCCTCGTGGGTTTGCTCGCGCTCGCGGGCGGGCTGATCGCGGCATTTGGGTACATCGGTCCCGATAACGTCATCAGCTCACCGGCCCGCACGATCAGCAGCAAGGGCGTCGCGATCACGACCTCGCCGGAGCTGTTCGACTACTACGGTCCGCGACTGCACGTGACCGCCGAGCCGGCCGAGCCCGGCCGGCAGCTGTTCATCGGCATCGGCCACCACGTCGACGTCGGCAGCTACTTCTCCGGCACGAGCCGGACCAAGGTCACCGAGCTCGACCTGCCGTTCTCCTTGACCACCGGGGACGTCATCGGCAAGCAGACCGAGGTCAACCCGCCCAACGGGCTGGAGTGGTGGATCGCCAAGGTCTCCGGCTCGGGCAAGCAGGAGCTCGTCTGGCCGATGGCCGACGGCCCGTACGACATCGCGATCATGGGCGCCGACGGCAAGGCGAACGTCGACGCGGTCGTCACGATCGGCGTCGAGATCCCCGGAGCGTTCGCGACCGCGATGCTCGTCGCGCTCGGCGGCCTGGTGCTGCTCGTGCTCGGCGCGCTCCTGCTGCGGGTGCTGCAGCAGAAGCCGGTCGAGGAGGACCTGGTCCTGTGGGACCAGAGCGACCAGTGGGGACAGAACGAGTACTGGGGCAGCCAGCAGGAGCCCAGCCACCGCGGGCCGCCGACCGAGGAGTCGTTCAACGGCCCGCCCTGGGGCTCGATGCCGCCACACGGCGAGCCACCACAGGACGAGCCTCAGCCCGAGCCTGCGCACGCCGGTCCGCCGGCGGAGTCGAACGGTGGCCGCATACCCGTCGGGCCGCCGCTCGACCTGGGCACCGGCCAGCCCGTGCCGACTCCCCCGCCGCCGCAGCAGCAACCGCCCGAGCAGCAGCCGGCCTACCCGCCCGCGCCGCCGGCCCAGCAGCCTCAACAGCAACCTCAACAGCAGCCGCCGCCGCAGCCCACGTTCCAGCCACCGGCAGCGCCGCGGCAGCAGCCGCCGCCCGCCGGCCCGCTGCCGTGGCGCCCCGCCGGCCCGCCGCGGCGTACCCCCGAACCGCCCGCCAAGGAATCCGAGTCCTCGCAGGGAGACGACCATGGCCAGCCGTAGCGGCGCCGTCGCCGCCGTGCTCGCGCTGACGTTCGTCACGGCGACTGCCTGCGTCACGATGCCCGAGCAGAAGACCAACAGCGCCCCGCCGTGGACGCCCGCGTCGGTGCAGTCGAGCGTGAAGTTCTTCGACCGCTACGACACCGTCCATCTCGAGGCGAGCGAGGAACGTGACGCCGGCCTCGTCTCGACCGTGGAGACCGGCCCGCTGCTCCGCGTGTCCACGGCTGCCTACAAGATCAAGCGCCGCCTCGACCCGCAGCGCAAGGACACCACCGCGCCGTTCACGCGGACCAACCCGACGATCGCGCTGCCGAAGTTCAGCAAGTACCCGGTCTGGCTGATGGGCGTCTCGACGATGTCGAACGGCAACGGCCGCCAGGTCGTCGACCTGGTCACGCGCTCGACCGCTGGCCACGAGTGGCGCAACGCGATCTCGGTCATGCTCGACCCGAGCCAGCCGGTGCCGGAGCTGCAGAAGAACGGCGAGTCGGCCGTGCCGATCTGGATGCCCGAGCAGATCGCCGAGCTGCGCCGGCCGCCGGCGAAGGCGGCCGAGGCGTACGCCGCGCTGATCCAGGGCGGCCCGACCGCGCCGCACGCGGCGGCGTTCGTCCCGCATGGGATGACGGTGACGGCGCA is part of the Tenggerimyces flavus genome and encodes:
- a CDS encoding ABC transporter ATP-binding protein, whose translation is MENIITVSGLSKRFGRTQALDGLDLEVQAGEVHGFLGPNGAGKSTTIRILLGLLKKDHGDVSLLGGDPWSDATELHKRLAYVPGDVTLWPNLSGGEVIDLLGRLRGGLDKKRRNELLERFELDPRKKGRAYSKGNRQKVAVVAALASDVELLLLDEPTSGLDPLMEEVFQQCILEEKRGGRTVLLSSHILAEAEALCDRVTIIRNGRTAESGTLTELRHLTRTSITADLAGPPNGLAQLDGVHSLEVDGTRVRFEVDTDQLDAALRQLTAIGVRTLTSQPPTLEELFLRHYQDEPVPQEAAR
- a CDS encoding GbsR/MarR family transcriptional regulator, whose product is MSATDVQNPAGHRDEEAVHAFIERIAMTLASFGFPRMAARVLMTLECAEEDGLTARDLAERLDASPAAISGAVRTLTNMGLIFRDPVRGSRRDIYRLPDDPWYEMAMAKGNIYKLFADLTVDGIDAVGGKQTRAGGRVRELHDFFTFVGSEIEDLFVKWREVKAASRAE
- a CDS encoding methyltransferase, whose translation is MTQRWLIGLPTSTAEVPPGTSRIVALSASELRYASENAMSGVFFHEAMKPQFSGDAETVDIYLPTYRGKSFVSVLAWLAAARLATSTCEIRWHLDKQQGPDSIQKLLAADGWSLTRQKKGRVTTLTGTAPAAPALPDPTTFDAALGSQQVQLAADYGVFSPRQVDAGTQLLLDVALAHRPVPAVADIGIGYGALALGLVLNGVATRAVGSDIDAVALWLAERNAQASNVELRTECDADPTAPEDTPLTVCNIPTHINAQDSRQLMAGLLQRAKQGRLLVVVHSSLEARYAKYFDQEGLEVERTAGEAHTVLAAGQTSS
- a CDS encoding tetratricopeptide repeat protein, producing MTSESFTRRGAIDLSSLARPAAPPPSAGQAPGGGGPAGSGSYVIDVTEENFQQEVVERSVNVPVVIDFWADWCEPCKQLSPILERLTDEYAGRLVLAKIDIEANQRIAQAANVQSIPLVVAVIRGQIVPLFQGALPEAQVRQYFSELLRVAEANGVTGTTEPINVAEPQEPSGTEDEEPEGDPRYFEAEDALNRGDFDAAVKAFETVLDNAPADAIAKVGLAQAKLLARVQHLNPEESRAAAAAKPDDAQAQLAAADLDFAAGNADAAFARLVNTVRRTAGDERNAVRLHLLELFEALGVDDPRVKKARLALSTALF